The DNA sequence TATGCCAATGAAAAAGAATTGCAAAGTCTTCGGGAAGCAAATTTTGATTGGGACAAACAAATTGCCGTTGATGATTTTAGAATAACGCGTTTGCAATTGAAGTTTTTAGAACCAAACACGAGGTTGAAGACACTTAAAAAAATGTACTTGGTACATATTCATTGAGTAGTTGTGGTTTCCAATTGTGGCTTTCGCAAATGATATATCATTCCGAGTAAAGAAACAAAGGCGGTAATCAAGAAAAAGACCATGCTGATAGCTATCGATGTACCGGCCTCCAATGCCAACCATTTGGCACCATAGAGAAAGGTGACCTCACGGCTTCCGATGCCCCCAATGGTCAAGGGCAATACCGATACTATCGATGAAATCAAGAAAATGAACAGGTAGGCAATGGTATTTCCTTCGATCGATAAAGCGTTTAAAATGAACAAAACGGCCACCAACTGAGCTGCCTGCAATATAGCGGAATAGGCAAACGAACCCCAAAAGACGTTGAGTACGTAGGGAAACATTTTTTTGTTCAGCCACCAAAATACCGCGATACCAATGGGAATGGCCAAGGCGAACAGCCAATACAATCCTTTAAAAACAGTGGCTTTTAAAAACAAGGCCAACAAACAGGCATAGATGAAGATCAACAGCATACCGCTTAAACGGTCGAGCAACAGTACCGATACCACCTTTTTCGTGCCCGGGCGAAACTTTTTTTGAATGAGATACCCCTTGTAGGCATCACCGCCAATGCCCCCTGGCAGAAAGAGGTTGTAGAACATGCCCAACAAGTAGAGCTTTAGATTGCTCTTTTGGGTCAGCGGGGCGTTGATTTCATGGAAATAGAGGTTCAGGCGAAAAGCGTTCAATACTTTTGACAGCGCAAAGAAAAACAAGGCCCAAAAAAGGTATAAGGGTTTTGATCGTTTGATGACCACTAATACCTCTCTGAAATCAATTTTGGTAAAGATGAAGTAGATCAGTGCCGCACTGATGATTATTTTTAGCGCAGTCAGAAGTTTTTTACGCTGCTTTTCCGTCACCAATACTGATTTTTTTGATTCGGTAAGGTCTTTTTTGCTGTGATTCGTAATAGGTTCTGATGAGTAGTTCCATCACAATGCCAATGGTGAACAATTGTATGCCACCCAAAATGAACATCATGCCAAAGATGAGCATTGGGCGATTGCCGATATCTTCACCAAAACCAAATTTCATCACCAATAAATAGATGTTCATCAAAATGCCCAGTAAGATGAGCAAGACCCCAAAAATTCCAAACAGGTGAATGGGTCTTTGAAAATATTTTCTGATGAACAGCAAAAGCATCATATCGGCCACGACCTTGAAGACCCGTTCAAGGCCATATTTTGAAACACCTGCATGTCGCGCATGGTGCTTGACGTTGACCTGTTTGATCTGAGCCCCCTCTAAATGGGCGAGCAACGTAATGAAACGGTGCATTTCACCATAGAGGTTCAGCCCCTTGGCAATATCTTTGGTAAACACTTTCAGTGCACAACCATTGTCTTTGATGTCTAATTTGGTGACCCTGCGCACCAAGAAATTCGCAATTTTTGAAGGTATTTTCTTGATGAGGGAGTCTTTGCGTTTTTGGCGAATGCCCGTAATCAGGTCATATTCGCCGTCTGCGGCATAAGCCAACATCTGTGGGATATCTGACGGGTCATTTTGCAGGTCGCCATCCATGGTAATGATATAATCTCCCGTGGCGTAGTCAATTCCTGCGGCCAGCGCAAGACTCTGGCCATAATTTTTTTTGAGTTCGATGAGGTGTACCCGTTTGTCGTTCATTTTTTTTACCACGCTCCGCGTATCATCCGTTGAGAAATCATCGACATACACGATCTGGTAGTTGTACCCTTGCAGACTTTCATGTATTTTTTCGGTAAGTAGCACCACATTGTCCTGCTCATTGTACAACGGAACTACTATCGATAAAAAAGAGTCGGTGATTATTTTCATAGGTCATCTTCGCGGTAAATTTACCCTTTTTATTTGACTGCCTTTTCATATTCAAAAAACAGCTTGCGTATGGCATGTGAGGGGGCCATTTCACCATTTTCGACCAAAACAAGGTATTTTTTCAATAGCCTTTTAGAGCTTTTGTTACTATAAAAACTTCTTTTCAGGCGTTCATTGACACCTTGTAAGAACCAATTTTTGTTTTGTTCACTTCTTTTTTTTGCAAACGAGTCGTTCTCTTTGGTCAATTTAACAAAATCCCCGATCAGCTGCCATATGTCATCAATGCCTATTTTGTTAAGGGCAGAGCAGGTGAGTACCTTGGGGGTCCATCCATTCTTTTTGGGAGGATAAAGATGCAGGGCCCTGGTGAACTCGGCTTTTGCCCATTTGGCCTGTTTCTCATTTTCGGCATCGGCCTTGTTGATGACAATGGCATCTGCCATTTCGATGATGCCCCTTTTGATGCCCTGTAATTCATCACCACTGCCCGCCAATTTCAACAGCAGGAAAAAATCGACCATGGCATGAACGGCCGTTTCGCTTTGTCCGACCCCCACGGTTTCAACTAGAATGATATCGTAACCTGCAGCCTCGCAAAGTACCATGGCCTCTTTTGTTTTTTGTGCCACGCCACCGAGGGAATCCCCAGCGGGAGAGGGCCGTATAAAGGCATTTTCATCCCTGGCCAAGCTTTGCATACGGGTTTTATCACCCAAAATGCTGCCCTTGCTCAAAGAACTGGATGGATCGACCGCTAAAACGGCCACTTTTTTTCCTTGATCGGTCAACATTTTGCCAAAAACTTCGATGAAAGTGCTTTTACCGACCCCGGGAACGCCCGTAATACCGATACGCACACTTTTGGACTTGACCGCCAGACATTTTTCCAGAATTTTCTCCGCCTTTTCAAGATGTTCATCTACAGAGCTCTCAACCAAGGTAATGGCCCGTGCCAAGGCCGTTTTGTCTCCTTTGGTGATGCCTTCTACCAAATTTTCCGCTGAAAGTGGTTTTTCGCGAAGGCGCTTGATTTTTGAAATGTTCTCTTCAGATGCTATTTGTTGTTCCTTTTTCAAAGAAGTGGTATTTGAGTGACACGAAGGTAACAAGTTTGTAAGAAGTCATATGTCGTTTTCGAACACAAATTGAGATTCGTTTGAGTAAGTTTTGCCCGGTTCGAGTATCGAGGATGGAAAGTGCGGGTAGTTTGGTGCATCAGGATAATTTTGTGTCTCAAAACAAATACCGGCAAACGGCACTGGGGTAAAGACCACTACCGCGGGCTGATTGGTCTTGACTTTCATCGAGATGCCCGATTTTGCCGATTTTAGAATAGCTGCATATTCAGCTTTGTGATCGATTGCAAAAGGTGTGTCTAAAAAAGGGGTTGCAATCGGTCGTTGACCGCGAAAATCATAAGGGGTATTGTCAACAGGCATAATTTCACCCGTGGGCAGCAGATTTTCATGGGTTTTTAGGTAGTACGGGCAATTGAGCTGTAATTCATGCTGGCCGATGGTCGGGGCATCATCCAATCTAAAATAGGAATGATTGGTCAGGTTGACCACGGTTTTTTTATCGGTAATGGCCGTGTAGCCAATATTCAATTTGTTTTGTGTCAATTGGTACGTGACAGAGACCTCAAGATTGCCAGGATAGCCTTCCTCTAAATGTTTGCTCCGGTAAGTGAGTTTTACAAAAGGGTTTTCGTTCTCATTTACCTCGGTAATGGTCCAATATTTTTTATGGAACCCTTCCTTGCCGCCGTGTAGATGAACTCCATCATCGTTGTGCAAAGAATAGGAAGTGCCATCCAATTCAAATTTTCCTTTAGAAATTCTTCCGGCAAATCTTCCTACGGAAGCACCTAGGCAGTACTCATCAGTTAGATAATCGGCCGCATTTTCAAAACCGATCACTACATTACGCTTTTTACCGCTGTTATCCATGACCCATAGTTCTTGTACCAGGGCACCGTAATCGAGCACTTTTAGGGTAATCGCATCATTTTTTAGGGTAACTTGTTTCAAAGAGTACTGTTAAAAGGAACCTAAAAATAAACTTTTTTGCAACGTCGGTTTTTTTTTGCCGTCATTAAAGTGCGATACAACAAAACCAAACCCGAAAACTGACCATGTTACAGGTTGAACTTGTAGAACGATGTAAGGCAAACGATCGTAAGGCCCAGATGGTGCTATATCGAAAATATGCAGAGGGAATGTTCTGTGTGGCCATGCGTTTTCTACGAAATGAACATGATGCCGAAGATGTGCTGCAAG is a window from the Muricauda sp. SCSIO 65647 genome containing:
- the meaB gene encoding methylmalonyl Co-A mutase-associated GTPase MeaB codes for the protein MKKEQQIASEENISKIKRLREKPLSAENLVEGITKGDKTALARAITLVESSVDEHLEKAEKILEKCLAVKSKSVRIGITGVPGVGKSTFIEVFGKMLTDQGKKVAVLAVDPSSSLSKGSILGDKTRMQSLARDENAFIRPSPAGDSLGGVAQKTKEAMVLCEAAGYDIILVETVGVGQSETAVHAMVDFFLLLKLAGSGDELQGIKRGIIEMADAIVINKADAENEKQAKWAKAEFTRALHLYPPKKNGWTPKVLTCSALNKIGIDDIWQLIGDFVKLTKENDSFAKKRSEQNKNWFLQGVNERLKRSFYSNKSSKRLLKKYLVLVENGEMAPSHAIRKLFFEYEKAVK
- a CDS encoding glycosyltransferase family 2 protein, giving the protein MKIITDSFLSIVVPLYNEQDNVVLLTEKIHESLQGYNYQIVYVDDFSTDDTRSVVKKMNDKRVHLIELKKNYGQSLALAAGIDYATGDYIITMDGDLQNDPSDIPQMLAYAADGEYDLITGIRQKRKDSLIKKIPSKIANFLVRRVTKLDIKDNGCALKVFTKDIAKGLNLYGEMHRFITLLAHLEGAQIKQVNVKHHARHAGVSKYGLERVFKVVADMMLLLFIRKYFQRPIHLFGIFGVLLILLGILMNIYLLVMKFGFGEDIGNRPMLIFGMMFILGGIQLFTIGIVMELLIRTYYESQQKRPYRIKKISIGDGKAA
- a CDS encoding lysylphosphatidylglycerol synthase transmembrane domain-containing protein, which produces MTEKQRKKLLTALKIIISAALIYFIFTKIDFREVLVVIKRSKPLYLFWALFFFALSKVLNAFRLNLYFHEINAPLTQKSNLKLYLLGMFYNLFLPGGIGGDAYKGYLIQKKFRPGTKKVVSVLLLDRLSGMLLIFIYACLLALFLKATVFKGLYWLFALAIPIGIAVFWWLNKKMFPYVLNVFWGSFAYSAILQAAQLVAVLFILNALSIEGNTIAYLFIFLISSIVSVLPLTIGGIGSREVTFLYGAKWLALEAGTSIAISMVFFLITAFVSLLGMIYHLRKPQLETTTTQ
- a CDS encoding aldose epimerase family protein: MKQVTLKNDAITLKVLDYGALVQELWVMDNSGKKRNVVIGFENAADYLTDEYCLGASVGRFAGRISKGKFELDGTSYSLHNDDGVHLHGGKEGFHKKYWTITEVNENENPFVKLTYRSKHLEEGYPGNLEVSVTYQLTQNKLNIGYTAITDKKTVVNLTNHSYFRLDDAPTIGQHELQLNCPYYLKTHENLLPTGEIMPVDNTPYDFRGQRPIATPFLDTPFAIDHKAEYAAILKSAKSGISMKVKTNQPAVVVFTPVPFAGICFETQNYPDAPNYPHFPSSILEPGKTYSNESQFVFENDI